Proteins from a genomic interval of Geodermatophilus obscurus DSM 43160:
- a CDS encoding ArsR/SmtB family transcription factor — MSDSNRLHLLLLLAEGSRSVRELTELSGMSQTLVSHHLTPLREQGLVTVTPRGRSNVYALCCEALAGPVRLLATLAALTPEGADACCADRSA; from the coding sequence TTGTCCGACTCCAATCGGCTGCACCTGCTGCTGCTCCTCGCCGAGGGGTCGCGGTCGGTGCGTGAGCTGACCGAGCTCAGCGGGATGAGTCAGACCCTCGTGAGTCACCACCTCACCCCGCTGCGCGAGCAGGGGCTGGTGACGGTGACGCCCCGGGGTCGCAGCAACGTGTACGCCCTGTGCTGCGAGGCGCTCGCCGGGCCGGTGCGGCTGCTCGCCACCCTCGCCGCGCTGACGCCCGAGGGCGCCGATGCCTGCTGCGCCGACCGAAGTGCTTGA
- a CDS encoding FAD-dependent oxidoreductase — translation MSTETSELPVVVIGAGPVGLAAAAHLVERGLEPLVLEAGEQVGAAVREWGHVRLFSPWEYDVDAAALRLLEAHGWESPDRDALPTGAELVDDYLTPLAATPELARRIRTGTRVLAVSRQGVDKTRTVGREGRPYVVRTMHEGQVDDVLARAVLDASGTWGHTNPLGAAGLPAIGEDQAGPWLAGPLPDLLGTDRKRFAGRHTLVVGMGHSAANTLLALVRLRDEEPGTEVTWAIRGRSPARLYGGGDADGLPARGLLGSSLKTAVTSGEVTLIREFTMSSLTPPDHGTGPVTVAGTGRDGAALHLQVDTVVGSTGFRPDLEMLREVRLSLDPGVEAPAALAPLIDPNFHSCGTVPPHGEALLAHPDEGFYIVGMKSYGRAPTFLLATGYEQVRSIAAALAGDADAAARIELALPETGVCSTDLGDREAAETASCGTGVGFTTGSEHGYSAEEPPPSAGCCGAAPVAVTLSAPPHGR, via the coding sequence ATGAGCACGGAGACGTCGGAGCTGCCGGTCGTGGTGATCGGAGCCGGACCGGTCGGGCTGGCCGCCGCTGCACACCTGGTGGAACGAGGGCTCGAGCCGCTTGTGCTGGAGGCCGGCGAACAGGTGGGCGCCGCGGTGCGGGAGTGGGGGCACGTCCGGTTGTTCTCGCCGTGGGAGTACGACGTCGACGCCGCCGCACTGCGCCTGCTGGAGGCACACGGGTGGGAGTCCCCCGACCGGGACGCTCTGCCCACGGGCGCCGAGCTGGTCGACGACTACCTCACCCCCCTCGCGGCCACACCGGAGCTGGCCCGACGCATCCGGACCGGCACGCGAGTGTTGGCGGTCAGCCGCCAGGGCGTCGACAAGACCCGCACGGTCGGGCGAGAAGGTCGGCCCTACGTCGTCCGGACCATGCACGAGGGCCAGGTCGACGACGTCCTGGCCCGCGCGGTGCTGGACGCCTCCGGCACCTGGGGACACACCAACCCGCTGGGCGCCGCGGGGCTGCCGGCCATCGGTGAGGACCAGGCCGGTCCATGGCTTGCCGGTCCGCTGCCTGACCTCCTGGGCACCGACCGGAAGCGGTTTGCCGGGCGCCACACACTCGTGGTCGGCATGGGCCACTCGGCCGCCAACACCCTGCTGGCCCTGGTACGGCTCCGCGACGAGGAGCCGGGCACCGAGGTCACCTGGGCCATCCGCGGCCGCTCGCCGGCCCGCCTCTACGGCGGGGGTGACGCCGACGGACTGCCTGCCCGCGGCCTGCTGGGCTCGTCGCTGAAGACCGCGGTCACCAGCGGCGAGGTCACGCTCATCCGCGAGTTCACCATGTCGTCCCTGACGCCTCCAGATCACGGCACCGGCCCGGTGACGGTCGCCGGTACCGGCCGCGACGGGGCCGCCCTCCACCTGCAGGTCGACACCGTGGTGGGGTCCACGGGCTTCCGGCCGGACCTGGAGATGCTGCGCGAGGTCCGCCTGAGCCTCGACCCGGGCGTCGAGGCCCCCGCCGCGCTGGCGCCGCTCATCGACCCGAACTTCCACTCCTGCGGCACCGTCCCGCCGCATGGCGAGGCACTGCTCGCCCACCCCGACGAGGGCTTCTACATCGTCGGGATGAAGTCCTACGGCCGTGCGCCGACGTTCCTCCTGGCCACCGGCTACGAGCAGGTCCGCTCCATCGCGGCCGCGCTCGCCGGTGACGCCGACGCCGCCGCCCGCATCGAGCTCGCCCTGCCCGAGACCGGGGTCTGTTCCACGGACCTCGGTGACCGCGAGGCGGCGGAGACGGCGAGCTGTGGCACCGGAGTGGGCTTCACGACCGGCTCGGAGCACGGCTACTCGGCCGAGGAGCCGCCGCCGTCAGCCGGTTGCTGTGGCGCCGCACCGGTCGCGGTGACGCTGTCCGCACCGCCGCATGGGCGCTGA
- a CDS encoding MFS transporter, producing the protein MGAEQRDVGSTAAADAGTPRRPPRRALIGLCVTQVTSWGVLYYAFPVALAAITVDTGWSATAATAAFSAGLVVSALAGIPVGRWLDFLGPRRVMTAGSVLAVPATVGIALAPTYPTFLLAWLVAGAAMSAVFYQAAFAALTRWYGDRRVRALTTLTLVAGLASTLFAPLTHALVEALGWRGAYLVLAGVLAVVTIPVHATTLTAPWTRVDHREPLAGRRRSRVPAEVRSGQFLALSAALTLTAFGLYAASLTVIPLLTGRGLSASLAATALGLLGAGQLLGRVVYGPLSARTTPTGRTVGLIGASALTIGLLGALSGPPVALIAAAVALGAVRGACTLLQATAVADRWGTARYGTLSGYFAAPITAATALAPWAGTALAEVLGSYAGAFGLLAAGVVAAAVLAWQTGRRPPVAPVTDGE; encoded by the coding sequence ATGGGCGCTGAGCAGCGCGACGTCGGCTCGACCGCCGCGGCGGACGCCGGGACTCCTCGGCGTCCGCCGCGGCGTGCCCTGATCGGTCTGTGCGTCACCCAGGTCACCAGCTGGGGAGTCCTCTACTACGCGTTCCCGGTGGCCCTCGCGGCGATCACCGTCGACACCGGCTGGTCGGCCACCGCGGCCACCGCGGCGTTCTCGGCCGGCCTGGTCGTCTCGGCGCTGGCCGGGATCCCGGTCGGGCGCTGGCTGGACTTCCTCGGGCCGCGGCGGGTGATGACGGCGGGCTCGGTGCTGGCGGTCCCCGCGACCGTGGGCATCGCGCTGGCGCCGACCTACCCGACTTTCCTGCTGGCCTGGCTGGTCGCGGGGGCGGCGATGTCCGCGGTCTTCTACCAGGCCGCCTTCGCGGCCCTCACCCGCTGGTACGGCGACCGGCGGGTCCGGGCGCTCACCACCCTGACCCTCGTCGCAGGTCTGGCCAGCACGCTGTTCGCACCGCTGACCCACGCGCTGGTCGAGGCACTGGGCTGGCGCGGGGCCTACCTGGTGCTTGCCGGCGTGCTGGCCGTGGTGACGATCCCGGTGCACGCCACCACGCTTACGGCGCCCTGGACGCGGGTGGACCACCGGGAGCCCTTGGCGGGCCGCCGACGCTCGCGGGTGCCGGCCGAGGTGCGCAGCGGCCAGTTCCTGGCCCTGTCGGCGGCGCTGACATTGACGGCGTTCGGCCTCTACGCCGCGAGCCTGACGGTGATCCCGCTGCTCACCGGGCGCGGGCTCTCGGCCTCCCTGGCCGCGACGGCCCTCGGCCTGCTGGGCGCCGGGCAGCTGCTCGGCCGCGTCGTCTACGGGCCGCTCAGTGCCCGCACCACCCCGACCGGGCGGACCGTCGGTCTCATCGGCGCCTCCGCGCTGACCATCGGGCTGCTCGGCGCCCTGAGCGGCCCGCCGGTCGCGCTCATCGCTGCCGCCGTCGCCCTCGGCGCCGTCCGGGGAGCGTGCACCCTGCTGCAGGCCACCGCGGTCGCCGACCGCTGGGGTACCGCCCGCTACGGCACCCTGTCGGGGTACTTCGCCGCCCCGATCACCGCGGCGACCGCGCTCGCCCCCTGGGCCGGCACGGCCCTGGCCGAGGTACTCGGCAGCTACGCCGGCGCCTTCGGGCTCCTCGCGGCCGGCGTCGTCGCGGCCGCCGTGCTGGCGTGGCAGACGGGGAGGCGCCCCCCCGTCGCCCCGGTCACCGACGGGGAGTGA
- a CDS encoding low molecular weight phosphatase family protein translates to MSGCPRVLFVCVKNAGKSQMAAGLMSDYVGDAVEVSSAGTKAGTLLNELSVQSLAEVGVDISAEQPKALAEQMIRDADVVITLGREAHVAPVEGTRIEQWVTDEPSERGIDGIERMRLVRDDIAAHVRRLALDLGVTPRR, encoded by the coding sequence ATGAGTGGGTGCCCCAGGGTCCTGTTCGTCTGCGTGAAGAACGCCGGCAAGTCCCAGATGGCCGCCGGGCTGATGTCCGACTACGTCGGTGACGCCGTCGAGGTGTCCTCTGCCGGAACGAAGGCCGGGACCTTGCTCAACGAGCTCTCGGTCCAGTCCCTCGCCGAGGTGGGCGTCGACATCTCCGCGGAGCAGCCGAAGGCGCTGGCCGAGCAGATGATCCGGGACGCCGACGTCGTCATCACCCTGGGCCGGGAGGCTCACGTGGCACCGGTCGAGGGCACCCGCATCGAGCAGTGGGTCACCGACGAGCCCTCCGAGCGGGGCATCGACGGCATCGAGCGGATGCGCCTGGTGCGTGACGACATCGCCGCGCACGTGCGGAGACTCGCTCTCGACCTCGGGGTCACTCCCCGTCGGTGA
- a CDS encoding arsenate reductase ArsC encodes MSDKPSVLFVCVHNAGRSQMAAGWLRHLAGDAVEVRSAGSMPGDRINPSAVEAMAEVGIDITDQRPTILTTEAVEASDVVITMGCGDACPVFPGKRYLDWALEDPAGKGVESVRPIRDEIESRIRGLLTELQVAPAANR; translated from the coding sequence GTGTCCGACAAGCCCAGCGTCCTGTTCGTCTGCGTGCACAACGCCGGCCGCTCCCAGATGGCCGCCGGCTGGCTGCGCCACCTGGCCGGGGACGCCGTCGAGGTCCGCTCGGCCGGCTCCATGCCCGGCGACCGGATCAACCCCTCGGCCGTGGAGGCCATGGCCGAGGTCGGCATCGACATCACCGATCAACGCCCCACGATCCTCACCACCGAGGCCGTGGAGGCCTCCGACGTCGTCATCACGATGGGCTGCGGCGACGCCTGCCCTGTCTTCCCGGGCAAGCGATACCTGGACTGGGCGCTCGAGGACCCCGCCGGCAAGGGCGTCGAGTCCGTGCGGCCCATCCGCGACGAGATCGAGTCGCGCATCCGCGGCCTGCTGACCGAACTGCAGGTCGCTCCGGCCGCCAACCGATGA
- a CDS encoding arsenate reductase ArsC produces MTNDHRSLPGLLTPEATLHRLADQLATRFAGVFTRETIDRYVFESYTALGRTAKVTTHLPVLTERFAIERLTALAQAKGAIETDTCEILFVCVHNAGRSQMAAALMAHHGGDRVHVRSAGSQPTASIDDAVIKAMAEVGIDLGAEFPKPLTDDVVRAADVVVTMGCGDACPVYPGKRYLDWQVRDPAGLSVGEVRAIRADIDARVRALLANLHPAGAAR; encoded by the coding sequence ATGACCAACGACCACAGGTCGCTGCCTGGTCTGCTGACCCCTGAGGCGACGCTGCACCGCCTGGCCGATCAGCTGGCCACCCGCTTCGCCGGGGTCTTCACCCGCGAGACGATCGACCGCTACGTCTTCGAGTCCTACACCGCCTTGGGGCGCACCGCGAAGGTCACCACTCACCTGCCGGTGCTGACCGAACGATTCGCCATCGAGCGGCTCACCGCGCTCGCGCAGGCCAAGGGCGCCATCGAGACCGACACCTGCGAAATCCTGTTCGTCTGCGTCCACAACGCCGGCCGCTCGCAGATGGCGGCCGCGCTCATGGCCCACCACGGCGGCGATCGGGTGCACGTCCGCTCGGCCGGCTCGCAGCCCACCGCCAGCATCGACGACGCCGTCATCAAGGCCATGGCCGAGGTCGGCATCGACCTGGGCGCCGAGTTCCCCAAGCCGCTCACCGACGACGTCGTCCGCGCCGCCGACGTGGTGGTGACCATGGGCTGCGGCGACGCGTGCCCGGTCTATCCCGGCAAGCGTTACCTCGACTGGCAGGTCCGCGACCCCGCCGGCCTGTCCGTGGGCGAGGTCCGCGCCATCCGCGCCGACATCGACGCCCGCGTGCGCGCCCTGCTCGCCAATCTGCACCCCGCCGGCGCCGCGCGCTGA
- the arsB gene encoding ACR3 family arsenite efflux transporter has translation MSDTVGETARRGTDLDAPVLNRLSTLDRFLPVWIIAAMAAGLLLGRLIPGLDDALDAVKVGDVSLPIAIGLLLMMYPVLAKVRYSELDRVTGDRRLLGASLALNWLIGPALMFALAWLLLPDLPEYRTGLIIVGLARCIAMVLIWNDLSCGDREAAAVLVAINSVFQILAFAALGWFYLQVLPGWLGLSTTSAEFSVWAIVLSVLVFLGVPLVTGFLTRTLGERARGREHYESRVLPRIGPIALYGLLFTIVMLFALQGDAITSNPWDVARIALPLLAYFFLMFGGSFLLGMRLRLGYAKTATLAFTAAGNNFELAIAVAIGTFGVTSGQALAGVVGPLIEVPVLVALVYVSLWAARRWFPGDPTVPAAVRSAR, from the coding sequence ATGAGCGACACCGTCGGCGAGACCGCCCGCCGCGGCACCGACCTCGACGCCCCGGTCCTGAACCGGCTGTCGACCCTCGACCGGTTCCTGCCGGTGTGGATCATCGCGGCGATGGCCGCCGGGCTGCTGCTCGGGCGCTTGATCCCCGGCCTGGATGACGCCCTGGATGCCGTGAAGGTCGGCGACGTCAGCCTGCCGATCGCGATCGGGCTGCTGCTGATGATGTACCCGGTGCTGGCCAAGGTTCGGTACTCCGAGCTCGACCGCGTCACCGGCGACCGCCGACTGTTGGGCGCCAGCCTGGCGCTCAACTGGCTGATCGGCCCTGCGTTGATGTTCGCGCTGGCCTGGCTGCTGCTGCCCGACCTGCCCGAGTACCGCACTGGATTGATCATCGTGGGCCTGGCCCGATGCATCGCGATGGTGCTGATCTGGAATGACCTGTCCTGCGGCGACCGCGAGGCCGCCGCTGTCCTGGTGGCGATCAACTCGGTCTTCCAGATCCTGGCCTTCGCGGCGCTGGGGTGGTTCTACCTGCAGGTGCTCCCGGGCTGGTTGGGCCTGTCGACGACGTCGGCGGAGTTCAGCGTCTGGGCGATCGTGCTGTCGGTGCTGGTGTTCCTCGGCGTCCCGCTCGTCACCGGGTTCCTCACCCGCACGCTCGGCGAGCGGGCCCGCGGCCGTGAGCACTACGAGAGCCGGGTGCTGCCGCGGATCGGGCCCATCGCGCTCTACGGGCTGCTGTTCACGATCGTCATGCTCTTCGCGCTGCAGGGCGACGCGATCACGTCGAATCCCTGGGACGTCGCGCGGATCGCGCTGCCGCTGCTGGCCTACTTCTTCCTGATGTTCGGCGGGAGCTTCCTGCTGGGGATGCGTCTGCGGCTCGGTTACGCGAAGACGGCCACGCTGGCCTTCACCGCGGCCGGCAACAACTTCGAGCTGGCCATCGCCGTGGCGATCGGCACGTTCGGTGTCACTTCCGGCCAGGCGCTGGCCGGTGTCGTCGGCCCGCTCATCGAGGTCCCTGTGCTGGTGGCCCTCGTCTACGTGTCGCTCTGGGCCGCCCGCCGCTGGTTCCCGGGCGACCCCACCGTCCCCGCTGCCGTGAGGAGTGCCCGATGA
- a CDS encoding ArsR/SmtB family transcription factor — MSVDVVPSPSAAIACCAPLVRQALTAEEAADLSRILKAIADPARLRLLSMVAAHEGAEACVCDLTEPLGLSQPTVSHHLKVLVDAGLLTRDKRGVWAYFRLVPGALDALAGVLSTTTAPADAGGSLPSPCE; from the coding sequence GTGAGCGTCGACGTAGTCCCCAGCCCCTCGGCGGCCATCGCCTGTTGCGCGCCGCTCGTGCGGCAGGCACTGACCGCCGAGGAGGCCGCCGACCTCTCACGCATCCTCAAGGCGATCGCCGACCCCGCCCGCCTCCGCCTGCTGTCGATGGTGGCCGCGCACGAGGGCGCGGAGGCGTGCGTCTGCGACCTGACCGAGCCCCTCGGCCTGTCCCAGCCGACGGTGTCGCACCACCTCAAGGTGCTCGTCGACGCCGGACTGCTTACCCGCGACAAGCGCGGCGTGTGGGCCTACTTCCGCCTCGTGCCCGGCGCGCTCGACGCCCTGGCCGGCGTACTCAGCACCACCACCGCGCCGGCCGACGCCGGTGGCAGCTTGCCGTCCCCCTGCGAATGA
- a CDS encoding GNAT family N-acetyltransferase, which produces MSADIAVAPLTAEDWPAVREIYAQGIATGHATFEADPPSWEVFDASRLPDHRLIALDGGGRVVGWAAVSPVPARAVYAGVVEHSAYVAPAGRGHGIGRLLMEELIVSTEAADIWTIQSSVFPRTSPASACTRPSALGYSEPVSASPG; this is translated from the coding sequence TTGTCCGCCGACATCGCCGTCGCTCCCCTTACCGCCGAGGACTGGCCGGCCGTCCGGGAGATCTACGCTCAGGGCATCGCGACGGGGCACGCCACCTTCGAGGCCGACCCGCCGAGCTGGGAGGTGTTCGACGCCAGCAGGCTCCCCGACCACCGGCTCATCGCCTTGGACGGCGGCGGGCGAGTCGTCGGGTGGGCCGCCGTCTCGCCGGTCCCGGCGCGGGCCGTCTACGCCGGCGTCGTCGAGCACTCCGCCTACGTCGCCCCTGCGGGACGCGGGCACGGGATCGGCCGGTTGCTGATGGAGGAGCTCATCGTCTCCACCGAGGCCGCCGACATCTGGACGATTCAGTCCAGCGTGTTCCCGAGAACGTCGCCAGCCTCCGCTTGCACGAGGCCGTCGGCTCTCGGGTACTCGGAACCCGTCAGCGCATCGCCCGGATGA
- a CDS encoding helicase-related protein, with amino-acid sequence MAAETVTGDQPSDVRATALARLARAGQPGQPQVRVVTNGRCLTAGVDVPALDAVVFVDPRRSRADVVQALGRVLRRAESKDLGRRRRADPHRCSPESGPVQPLHRRGRRGRHLTRVLIDRGAHPC; translated from the coding sequence CTGGCCGCGGAGACGGTCACCGGCGATCAGCCCTCCGACGTCCGCGCCACCGCGCTCGCCCGGCTGGCCCGCGCCGGGCAGCCGGGCCAGCCGCAGGTGCGGGTGGTGACCAACGGCCGCTGTCTGACCGCCGGGGTCGACGTGCCGGCGCTGGACGCGGTGGTCTTCGTCGACCCTCGCCGCTCCCGGGCTGACGTGGTGCAGGCCCTGGGCCGGGTGCTGCGCCGCGCCGAGAGCAAGGACCTCGGCCGCCGACGCCGCGCGGATCCACACCGCTGCTCGCCCGAGAGCGGCCCCGTGCAACCTCTGCACCGTCGAGGCCGGCGAGGACGTCACCTCACGCGCGTGCTGATCGACCGTGGGGCCCACCCCTGCTGA
- a CDS encoding ATP-binding protein encodes MIRRWAPAGLADLTAGRRQLAAALHDGACPSGAEKGAVERLLLAYEELASNALRHGRSPVEVTVTSNTTSWLLEVSDAAAAQPPSPAIGRDPARGGLGLYLVARLCDAHGWMTDGHCKTVWARIDYTRAEIRSTAPQGRARPRGHRGRDH; translated from the coding sequence GTGATCAGGCGCTGGGCGCCGGCCGGCCTGGCCGACCTGACCGCCGGCCGGCGACAGCTCGCCGCCGCTCTGCACGACGGCGCCTGCCCGTCCGGCGCCGAGAAGGGCGCGGTCGAGCGCCTGCTGCTGGCCTACGAGGAACTGGCCTCCAACGCGCTGCGCCACGGCCGCAGCCCGGTCGAGGTCACCGTGACTAGCAACACCACGTCCTGGTTGCTCGAGGTCAGCGACGCCGCGGCCGCGCAGCCGCCCAGCCCTGCCATCGGCCGCGATCCGGCGAGGGGCGGCCTCGGGCTGTACCTGGTCGCCCGGCTGTGCGACGCGCACGGCTGGATGACCGACGGGCACTGCAAGACCGTCTGGGCTCGCATCGACTACACCCGCGCCGAGATCCGGTCGACCGCGCCACAGGGGAGGGCCCGGCCGCGAGGCCACCGCGGACGGGACCACTGA
- a CDS encoding STAS domain-containing protein — MPVLSWDAAGPRHGGPQSFQVRIDLVGCRVDLAGHLDRRTVHLLHDAISTLLLTDGDTWVVDASHVTACDPAGIRGLGTAYRRALRHDRRLGLTGAPPFLHQELIRLRLDHHLLDGDRAATVPDPLSV, encoded by the coding sequence GTGCCAGTTCTGTCATGGGACGCGGCGGGCCCGCGTCACGGTGGACCCCAGTCCTTCCAGGTCCGGATCGACCTCGTCGGCTGCCGCGTGGACCTGGCCGGGCATCTCGACCGCCGCACCGTCCACCTGCTGCACGACGCGATCTCCACGCTGCTGCTCACCGACGGGGACACCTGGGTGGTCGACGCCAGCCACGTCACCGCCTGTGACCCCGCGGGGATCCGTGGGCTCGGGACCGCCTACCGCCGAGCGCTTCGGCACGACCGCCGACTCGGGCTGACCGGAGCCCCGCCGTTCCTCCACCAGGAGCTCATCCGCCTGCGCCTCGACCACCACCTGCTCGACGGCGACCGGGCCGCCACCGTCCCGGACCCGCTGTCCGTGTAG
- a CDS encoding serine hydrolase domain-containing protein — protein sequence MRLMTMQRTRSGSRTAQRVLVAGAVLAVLTLGVTAVPSGATTTPADTPQEQTASAIADSVRSAMADGHLRAVIIEVTQGGEVVTRQAFGTSMDGVPATTDMHFRNGAVAFTYLSTLLMQFVDEHEVTLDDTIDRWMPDLPEADEVTLRMLANQTSGYPDYETDPAWEAAWAADPFHIWTFEERLAYAFTRPVAFPPGTNWSYAHTNFMILGEILAEIGGKPLDQLLREEVLGPMGLTETLASVTSGVPDPVLHTFSSERRGALGIAPTTAFYEESTFWNTQWGTPIGANQTTTVSDMATTAVQVGTGALLSDSSYHAMTDPNLLGFGYTDPSCSPSCFTQVQGYNYGLGVVRSGSWILQNPLLAGISGTAAYLPSQEIAIAVAVTYLPGAFDAEGNYANAADRLFRSIGAVVAPDDAPPMPPG from the coding sequence ATGCGTCTCATGACCATGCAACGCACCAGGAGCGGAAGCCGAACTGCTCAGCGAGTCCTCGTGGCCGGAGCCGTCCTGGCGGTGCTCACGCTCGGGGTGACTGCAGTGCCGTCCGGTGCGACCACGACCCCCGCTGACACCCCGCAGGAGCAGACGGCGTCAGCGATCGCTGACAGCGTGCGGAGCGCTATGGCCGACGGTCACCTCCGCGCGGTGATCATCGAGGTCACGCAAGGCGGGGAGGTGGTGACGAGGCAGGCGTTCGGTACGTCGATGGACGGCGTGCCGGCCACCACCGACATGCACTTCCGCAACGGCGCCGTCGCCTTCACCTACCTGAGCACCCTCCTCATGCAGTTCGTCGACGAGCACGAGGTCACGCTCGACGACACCATCGACCGCTGGATGCCGGACCTACCCGAGGCCGACGAGGTCACCCTGAGGATGCTGGCGAACCAGACCTCGGGCTATCCCGACTACGAGACCGATCCGGCCTGGGAGGCCGCTTGGGCTGCGGACCCGTTCCACATCTGGACCTTCGAGGAGCGGCTCGCGTACGCGTTCACCCGCCCGGTCGCGTTCCCTCCGGGGACGAACTGGAGCTACGCGCACACCAACTTCATGATCCTCGGCGAGATCCTCGCCGAGATCGGTGGGAAGCCGTTGGACCAGCTGCTGCGCGAGGAGGTGCTCGGCCCGATGGGCCTGACCGAGACCCTGGCGTCGGTGACCTCCGGCGTCCCCGACCCGGTCCTCCACACCTTCAGCTCCGAGCGCCGAGGCGCGCTCGGCATCGCGCCGACGACCGCCTTCTACGAGGAGTCGACGTTCTGGAACACGCAGTGGGGCACGCCGATCGGCGCGAACCAGACGACGACCGTCAGCGACATGGCCACGACCGCGGTGCAGGTCGGCACCGGCGCCCTCCTGTCGGACTCCAGCTACCACGCCATGACCGACCCGAACCTGCTGGGCTTCGGGTACACGGACCCCAGCTGTTCGCCTTCGTGCTTCACGCAGGTGCAGGGGTACAACTACGGCCTGGGCGTCGTCCGTTCCGGGTCGTGGATCCTGCAGAACCCGCTACTGGCCGGGATCAGCGGGACAGCGGCGTACCTGCCCTCCCAGGAGATCGCCATCGCGGTGGCCGTGACGTACCTGCCCGGTGCTTTCGACGCCGAGGGCAACTACGCCAACGCTGCTGACCGCCTGTTCCGCTCGATCGGGGCCGTCGTGGCACCGGATGACGCACCGCCGATGCCGCCAGGTTGA
- a CDS encoding Rieske (2Fe-2S) protein, producing MSLLGILDRVADKATFDKAIGPAQRAVQAALRPQALRDLLHGTWLGHPLHPILVQVPVGSWTSAGLLDAIPRMRPAATVLIGTGVAVAVPAAMSGAADWSEQGIGVRRLGLLHAAGNTVALGLYVGSLVARARGRGGLGRVLSYAGLGIASGSAAIGGHMSYAQSSGASHAATAARALSSDWIDLGPLDDLPEGRPALRTGKGGSVDVPLAVVRRGTKVDAFIGACSHLSGPLYEGSVEQVRGTDCLVCPWHGSAFDLDDGQPRRGPAANPQDKLEIRMQAGRVMARLPGRDR from the coding sequence TGGGGATCCTCGACCGGGTCGCAGACAAGGCGACGTTCGACAAGGCGATCGGGCCGGCCCAGCGCGCCGTGCAGGCCGCGCTGCGGCCGCAGGCCCTCCGGGACCTGCTGCACGGCACGTGGCTGGGGCACCCGCTGCACCCGATCCTGGTGCAGGTGCCCGTCGGCAGCTGGACGTCGGCCGGGCTGCTCGACGCGATCCCCCGGATGCGGCCGGCCGCCACCGTCCTCATCGGCACGGGCGTCGCCGTCGCCGTCCCCGCGGCGATGTCCGGCGCGGCCGACTGGTCCGAGCAGGGCATCGGGGTCCGGCGGCTGGGCCTGCTGCACGCCGCGGGCAACACCGTCGCGCTCGGCCTCTACGTCGGCTCGCTGGTCGCCCGCGCCAGGGGCCGCGGCGGGCTGGGCCGGGTGCTCTCCTACGCGGGCCTGGGCATCGCGAGCGGATCGGCGGCCATCGGCGGGCACATGTCCTACGCCCAGTCCTCCGGCGCCTCCCACGCCGCGACGGCGGCCCGCGCGCTCAGCTCGGACTGGATCGACCTCGGCCCGCTGGACGACCTGCCCGAGGGCCGGCCGGCGCTGCGGACCGGCAAGGGCGGCAGCGTCGACGTCCCGCTGGCCGTCGTCCGCCGGGGGACGAAGGTGGACGCCTTCATCGGGGCCTGCTCGCACCTCTCCGGCCCGCTGTACGAGGGCTCGGTGGAGCAGGTGCGGGGCACCGACTGCCTGGTCTGCCCGTGGCACGGCTCGGCGTTCGACCTGGACGACGGCCAGCCGCGGCGGGGCCCGGCGGCCAACCCGCAGGACAAGCTCGAGATCCGCATGCAGGCCGGCCGCGTCATGGCCCGGCTGCCCGGGCGCGACCGGTAG